ttgtttcctttttcttgattAATTCGTTGCTGTTGAGTTTAGTTAACGTAACCTAATATTAGCATAACTATTGCGCATTTAAGTTTAGGTGTAAGATTTTAGGTGATAATACAGTATGACACTTATCAAATTCCTATCACTGAATGTAAGGGGATTACGCAATCATGTCAAACGAAGGGCATTATTTTCGTATCTAAAGAATCAAAAAGCTGATTTCTATTGTCTCCAGGAAACATTCTCACTGAAAGGAGACGAAGTCTCTTGGGCTACAGAATGGGGTGGGAAAGTATTTTTCTCACACGGTACAGAACACTCTAAAGGTACTTGCATATTACAGAGACCAaattctttgttttcatctAGCGTCCAGCTTATTGATCCAGGTGGTAGACTAGTCATTGTTAAAATTAGGGAAGGCgatgaggtttttttttagccTCTGTGTACGCTCCTTGTGACTCTCAAAACGAATGTTGTTTTATTCAGAATTTATGTACTGTTATTGTTTCTAACACAAACACGTCCAAAGTTATTATTGTTGGTGACTGGAATACTACTCTTCACTCAATAGATAAATACGGAGGACGCCCATGGTTTGGGACGAACTATAGAAACCTTCTTCTTCATTTTATGGATGAACTAGGTCTTGTTGACGCCTATCGTACCTTACATCCTAAACGAAAGGTGTTTACTTATGAATCAAAACCTCTTAAGCTTAAATCAAGAATTGACCTTTTCATTATTTCACAGTCATTAAAGCCAAACATAAGGAAGGCTGAAATTCGATCTTCAATTGCTCCAGATCATAAAGCCATCTTTCTGAGTTTAGAAATTAATGATGCGTACCAACGAGGTCCAGGTACATGGAAATTCAATAATACTTTATTGGAGGATGATAATTACATCGAAATAATCACGGAATGTGTTCCGAGAGTTTTAGTTAAGTATCAAGAAGTTGAGAGTCTTCAACTCTTATGGGAACTTATTAAGATGGAAATTCGTACCGAAACAATAACGTATTCAAAAGCTAAACGTAAGGAATCGAAAAATAGGGAGACTTATCTTCAGGAGAAGCTTGATGCTCTGGACAACCAATTGTGCCATGGAGGTGACTATTTCAACCAAGTATTGTTAGATGAGTATGAATCCATTAAGACTGAACTTAAGGATATGTACGAAAAAAGAGGTAAGGAAGCTATGTTTCGCTCAAAAGCCCGTTGGATTGAAAAAGGTGAGAAACCAACCagatattttttcaatttggaaAAGCGCAACTTCGAGAAGAAGACTTTAGCTCAACTGAAACTCGTGAACGGCGAAATTGTTTCGGAcatgaaacaaataaataaggAAATAGAGTCCTTTTATAGTGATCTTCTTGAAACAAAATTATCTGACTCTCATCTCACGGACTTCGGGGAGAACTTTAACAACTTTGTGGAAAACTTAGTCATTCCTAAATTGTCTGTAGAACAATCAATGGCTCTTGAAGTCGAACTTACACTTGATGAGATTAAAGAGGTtttgaaatcttttcaaaataataaatccCCTGGTGAAGATGGCTTCTCAAAGGaattttatgaaaaattttttgaCTTAATCGGCATGCATCTCCTTAATTCATACAATGAAGCCTTTACTAAAGGTCAATTGTCAATATCTCAAAGACGCGGTATGATCTGTTTAATACCTAAAGACGACTGTTGTCTCATTGAGCTGTCTAATTGGCGTCCACTAACTCTACTTAATGTTGATTATAAAATCTTGGCAAAAGTTATTGGTCAAAGAATTGAGTCAACCTTATCTTCGCTCATACATACTGATCAAACAGGCTTTGTCAGTAAAGGTAGATTCATTGGCCAAAATGTTCGGCTTTTCAATGACATCATAGAATACGCAGATGCTAAAAAACTCCCAGGTATCCTTCTATTCATTGATTTTCGAAAGACTTTTGACACTATTGAGTGGAATTTTATTCACAAATATCAGGAAATGGATATCCTTTCTTTACAACAATGTTGAAAGTGGCGTGCTGAATGCTGGATTTATGACCAACTATTTCCAAGTTTCTCGTGGCGTCCGTCAAGGGTGCCCTCTGAGCCCTCCATTGTTTGTTCTATCAGTTGAATGGTTAGCCCTCAAAATACACCAACATCAACTCTGCAGGGGCATTCCCCTTCCGGATGGACAAAATGCCAAGATTTCACAGTTCGCGGATGATACAACGCTAATTATTGAAGATACCATATCTCTTAGAAAGGCTATGAATATAGTTAATTCTTTTGGAGCACTGTCTGGGTTGCAGTTAAATAAAGAGAAAACTAAAGCCATGTGGATTGGTTCGTCAAGCAAAAACAAGTCAATGCCTTTAGAATTCGAGTGCCCAAAAGAACCTATTAAATTTTTGGGTACCTTCCTCTCCCACGACGCAGTtagcaataataaaaataatttctttattaaaataagGAAAATGGAAACCAAGCTTAATATATGGTTGTCGCGTGATCTGACTCTCTTTGGAAGAACAATGCTTGCAAAATCTCTAGGTTTGTCTCAACTAGTTTACGCTGCTTCAATGCTCTCTGTCCCAGAAGCAGCGATTCAACAGACTCAGAGGAAActatttgtgtttttgtggAAGAATAAGACCGATAAGGTAAAGAGACAGGTTTTGTTCCGTTCCTTATCTAAGGGCGGTTtaaattttccttgttttcgGACTGTCATTAAAGCGCTACGCCTCTGTTGGATAGGGAGACTTTTAAGTAATCCACATGACACTTGGACAGCAATTCCCAActttcactttgaaaaacaTGGTGGACTCTTGTTTCTACTTAATTGCAATTACAGTGTCGAAACGTTAGATAAGAAAATTCCCTTATTTTATAGGGAACTACTTGAATACTTTCAAGAATTGCGTAGCAACTGCGAAGATCCACTACAGCGCGAATTTATATTATGGAATAATAAAGATATCAACGTTGAAAACAAATCGGTGTTTTGGAAGTCTTGGCGTGATAAAAATGTCTTGTTTGTGCAAGATCTGCTGAACAATCAAGGTAATTATCTATCCCCACAAGAATTCAGTAATAAATATAACATCAAGGTTAATTTTCTGCAATACTACCAAATCATTACAGCCATTCCAGCGTCTCTCAAAAGTTACGCCTTCACTCATTTAGATCTTGGAAAACTGAACTCGATTTCTGAAAATGTTGACTTCCAGATATCTAAAGATGTTAGtttaaacttaaagaaaacttCGTGCAAGCAGTTTTACAAATTGTTTACAGAGAACATTAGTATTGAACCTACTGCGGTTACAACATGGCGAAAACATTGTACTGTGGTCGCTGACAAGTGGGAGcaatgcattgaaaacaattAGAAAATCACTCGAGATAATAAGCTAAgacagttttattttaaattgttaCACAGAATACTAGTTACTAACAAGGAACTGACACGCTTTGGGATAACTGATTGTCCTATGTGTGTTATGTGTGGCGAAAACGATTCTATAGAACATACTTTCTTTGAATGTCGCTCTTTTCTGAAATTATGTGACGAATCCCTTCAGTGGTTCAATATATCTCACAAAACCAATATTAAACTCACGCCGCTTCAAGTTTTTCTCAATTTACCAACCCCAACTTTCAATctttccaataaacaaaccaaggATTTGTGTCTTCTTCTGTTATATGTAAAGCAGTACCACTATGGATGTAAATCAATGCAAAAGAAAACAGACACCTCTGAATTTATATCTAAATTTATTATGCAGCTTGAAATAGAAGTTTGACATGATAGTGCCACCCTCCTCTCAGTTTTATATGTATATTAATGTAATACTTTAGCTTTAATATTATATGTGTAATCGATAGAAGTATTTTAATGGCCAATACAGGAACATTTATCTAAGTGCACAATTGTAAGTATTGTAACGtacttttgtttaataaataaaatttaaaaaaaaaaattaatatgccctttcagcttgtgctaacaaaatttttcaaaagtgaactgttttcgtgtttaccgaaaatTGATCACGTTATCAAGTCATGCAGAGCCTGTTGCGGtctatttcttattttaatcAAAAACGCGACTTGAAACAATGCTATTTTCAATTGAggcgtttttgttttgtcaaaagttgaaataaattaaaaaatacatctATCTGCACAGCATTACGGAATCGCGCCTGTAGAAACGCGTCgctagtaaatgcaaatttttctgtcaatcaaatgtgtcccattatttgtaggtggaaattgGTGGAACATCGTTATTGTTTTGGACACAATAGAAGAGCAAAAGATAACAGAAAGATTAAAGTGTATATGacagaaatttttttatttgcttgatAGAATCTATACAGTGTTTTGATaaggaaagcaaaaacatttttgcgaTAGCGATTTTTCTTCCCCGTGTTTTAACCTgccaaaaacgtgaaattttacTTCCGGTGAGCTACAAAGACTGGGAATgattatgacgtcatttcagGACATTCTATTTCGCGGCAGGCAAATTACCTGGTCATTTTCTTATTTGTGTGGCAGTGTTTGGAGAATGTTTTTTGAGTTTCCCTGACCTTTTTTGATCAGAAACAGCAGAAATCAATAAAAAGTCGCTTAAGCTCGAATTTAATTGACTGTGAAAAAGAATAATGAGTTTTGAAAGCGATACGGAACAGTCAGACGTGGAATCGATCGGGTCAGGCACTCACATCTGCGAGACAGAGCTAGGATCAGACGAAGATGAAGAAGATATGTACTATTCAGATCCAAAAGGACCGTATATAGATGAACCTATTGCAGATGAGGAATGGCTAACAGAATCCAACCGAGAACTAGAAGAAATTGAAAGGAGAAACCAGGAGTTACAAAACCGCTTTGACAGGATTGTCGAACCCGAGACTTGGTAAGTGTTCGCTCTATTTCTCACCTTTTAATTATTAGCCTAAAAAATATTATCGTACTAAGATCATACCTTGCTGATAAAAGGAAAGGATAAAAGTTGTATTCTTCAACTTAAATACTACgttccttctttttaatttcaaaggtGCCCATGTGGCAATTGTGCTCTTGATCGGCTGCAAAATCCATAATCATGGCTGTGTTCTAAGAGAAATTGAAGGGGGCCCAGTGtcctgaacctgtgaaatcaaGGATGCCTAGCATAATATTATAATCTCTAAGATTTTCTTGTCGCCGTAGAGCAGAAGTTATGTGCTAGGGGTCACCATGTGCTGTTAGAACACAGCCCTATCTTAGGCTAGCTGAGCCTTCTGCCCCTCTCAAGTCACTTTTTTCTTTGGGAAAATCTCTTTTTTTGGACATCTAGGGatttttattgttatcaatATTACTgttataatcaagaaaatgataaatatagccattaaagcaacatattacatcttttgttgtagaagtAGGAATGGGGATAGCCCAGACCAGGAGCTCCtgcccagacttaatgcaatttgatttctttttttttttttttggcttttgtttgttttttgtttttttctttttaataatccaGTCTCAATTGCCTATAataaattgcctatacgtagcaagatttacaattgtacattcaaaaaaacaaataaagttcccattattattattatttttattgttacatattattatcattttatcagCAATGAAGGTGGactaaataaatttttcatattttgcttGCAGTATCTGTTGTTCTTGCCCAAGAGGCAGCTGCAACTACAGCACAGTCATCAAGTGGAGGAAGAACAAGGAACTGCACTGTTTGCAAAAGACCCATGAGAGGGCACAACCTTCTAGTTGATTGTCCAAGGAACCAGGCACGACAAAACAGTGGACAGTGATAGCAgaccttttcattttttattttgaggcaAAGTCAATAAGTTGCCTGGTAATTGCTTAATACAAACTGGGAGAGATTTTCATCGCCATTATTTCAAGTCACCCTCGCACTGTAGATAATTAAGATACAGATAGTTTCTGTGCAATCGGCTGATGTTTTGAGTCAATATTAGTCCAAACTAGTATAAAATTTGTGAATGGACTCTGTTTCGCTGTTTGCATTTTGAAATAATGATGGTCATAAAGGCAATATCTTGATTCATTATCTTCAAAACCAACAAATTCTTCATTCTCTTCTGAAAGTTCTGTTCTTATTGCATGGTAGACACATGCTGGCAGTAGAATCCGCTTTCCCCCAAGAAAACCATGAACTAGTTGCGTAAACTCGACTCTCTGTAGGCTACTCCACAAAGAAACCTGTGTAAAAGAATGAagacataaaaataaatattcaagTCATGACCTCGCCCTGTATTTCAACTCTGTGAGCCCAGTATTACCCCATGACCAGTGGCAGATGCATTTCTATTCCAATCGTGCCCTTCCTTTGGGTCTCTAAAATTCCCATTTCTTTTAACATCTTATGAACTGAACATTATCAAATCAACTGTCAAATATAGTTGAAAATAGGACCAGGGTTGAAGAGTAGAGCAGAGTAAGAAAAGATGAAAGTAGTCAGCAAAAGATGAGATCAAAATGCTTTGTGTGGAGTTTGGTGTGGCTGGcaacccccccttcccccctcccacatacacacacacacccaaGCCCAGAGAAAAGTTTGATTTTAGGGGTTCTGCAAAGTACATTTTGCTCAATTCTTTATCATATGTTTTTTGTAATATAGTGATTCTACTCAACCGATTAAAAGGTAGTAGAATGGAACACGCTATCATGCATTATTTCTATTGTCTTCTAAATTGTAGCTGTTTATCGTCTGTTTCATGGGTCAGGTAAAATCTCTCTATTATACAAAATAATGGGCAACAAAAACAATCAATTGATTATCTTTCTCTTAAAATGGTGTTTGAACAAATAACCACTGCTTCTGTTGCAACTGTCGGGCGCTTTTGCCGGCTAACGTTGCTTTTGGAGAACACAGTAAATTAGCAATTAGAGATAGCTCTGACAGAAAAAACTGAGCAAAACATTACTCACTTTTCTTCTCTACCAGTCTGACGATACTTTGCACCGTCTATCCTTTTGTATTTACCTGCGGCTCATCGGAGAGACCATCTGTTAAGGCAAACGACACTGAAACCTGGATGCAATGTAATACATTCGGGACCAATTTCCACCTCATTCAGAACGGCGGTACTACCAAGTGATTCGACGCACTTTTCGATTTCCTTGCAGCAGAGGCATTCCCCGAAATTTTGGAGCCGATCAAGAGCACAATTGCCACATGGGCacctttgaaattaaaaagaaggaacGTAGTATTTAAGTTGAAGAATACAacttttatccttttctttttatcgGCAAGTGATGATCTTAGTACGATAAGATTTCAGGCTAATAATTAAAAGGTGAGAAATAGAGCGAACACTTACCAAGTCTCGGGTTCGACAATCCTGTCAAAGCGGTTTTGTAACTCCTGGTTTCTCCTTTCAATTTCTTCTAGTTCTCGGTTGTATTCTGTTAGCCATTCCTCATCTGCAATAGGTTCATCTATATACGGTCCTTTTGGATCTGAATAGTACATATCTTCTTCATCTTCGTCTGATCCTAGCTCTGTCTCGCAGATGTGAGTGTGCGACCCGATCGATTCCACGTCTGACTGTTCCGTATCGCTTTCAAAACTCATTATTCTTTTTCACAGTCAATTAAATTCGAGCTTAAGCGACTTtttataggccatttgcattaagaggtcatgtgacatcgttttaatgaaaatgaaagttgtatgattttgccttcaaaaaatgattagtgggtcatatcctAAAtcaaataatagtgatttggtttttcaaacctgcaccgttgtcttaaaatgagtaagtttgtagctggtcacgtgaccaaaatgtgattttgaaaattacgaATTACTTCttttgaacacaaattttgcacttaaacgtcaagtaaaatgttgaaaaatgatgtggtaacgtttgcagcacatctgagcataactatcaaaagtttaacaaaatgtaaacaaaaactagttttagccgccatgttggagggcaagagtatgccctccaacatggcggccaatacaaatcatactactttgttgaaaaatcaaagtgccatatctcccttaaattcttttcctcttaaatttcgggtgtaagataatttttatgtgctctgtcaatttttggcatcagcaggATTCCAACTAATTGTTTAAGGGAAGTATTGGTctcgtgacctcttagtgcaagtggcctattgattTCTGCTGTTTCTGATCAAAAAAGGTCAGGGAAACTCAAAAAACATTCTCCAAACACTGCCACACAAATAAGAAAATGACCAGCGAATTTGCCTGCCGCGAAATAGAATGCCctgaaatgacgtcataatcATTCCCAGTCTTCTGTTTTCGCTAGCGCGGTTCTGTAGTTCACCGGAAgtaaaatttcacgtttttggcAGGTTAAAACACGGGGAAGAAAAATCGCTatcgaaaaaatgtttttgctttccttATCAAAACACTGTATAGATTCTAtcaagcaaataaaaaatttcTGTCATATACACTTTAAGTTATGCGGTCTTAAAGCGTGTTGCGTGACTTTAATCGGTTGCAGAATTTCTCCTAACTTTCCCGCATTAAAACGTTGcaatgaaaagtctgaagcttagcttttaaaatcttgataGCCAAAATAAAACGGGTGCCCCAAAAGGCAAGCATTTGGGAATTCAAAGTGGATATTTTTGTCTCCAGCGAAATCCGGCGGATGAAcagtaatttgcatataagcgtaagtgaagcgaaatagatacaaattgccgtggttgtaaacacaacgtttcctcgaagttttccggtgtatgacatttgcagactgcagactgcagactgcatgaGGCAGCATGACTGTAAATTgaatgaaaccaaaaatatGGTAATAAAGGTGGcgtcatcatcaacattaccTTGTTCCGAAAAGTAAGGCCTAGAAgcgaagtttatatttttcacgcAAATTACACCGACCTCATTCTTAAAGGAGCTGTTGGCTGTTCTTTTCGTATTGAATTAGAGTAGAATAATGTCTGCCGATGTCACAAACTTGCTCATGAATCCATAGCAACAGTCTAGCAAtttagcctgcaccacagacgaaactaaactataagtctgtctgtgaaacagcgccGGAATCCCTATTCTACGGGGGCCCCACCTGTGTACTAGGACTTAAGTATGAGCAATGATTTGCGtatttagaaattcaaaatgcacttcTGGGAATTCGTCGAGTCCAGATAGGATCTGTTTGTTTTCGATTATTTGGCATACCCCTAAATACTGCTAAGATGAAATACGTCatttaaaaggtgttaaatgTCGTTGATCTATCCTACGAAGCGGCTCGCAatctaaaaccttttttttttacagaagactACTATTTAGACAGGCATTAGTGGGCATTGCTACTTGTCATTATCAATTCACTATAATCAAAGAAGAATGAAGAATCAATACAATTAGTGATATGCCGGGTGAGATGATAAAGGGTCGGTGAAGAATAGCCAACAGCATTTTGGGAATGAGGCCAATGTAACTTTGCACAAAAAtatctgcagtctgcagtctgcagcctgcggtctgcagtctgcagtctgcagtctgcagtctgcagtctgcagtctgcagtctgcggtctgcagtctgcagtctgcggtctgcagtctgcagtctgcggtctgcagtctgcaaatgtcatacaccggAAGTTTTCTTCCTTTTGAAAGCGTAAATTCGCATGAAAGAGCTCAGcttgcacaaaataatataaaatggaacGAAGCAAATCgaaaagtggtaaaaaaaagTCAGGATATTTCAGTTCGATGGAAAGTAAGTGATTGGGTAGGTGATTTGCATACTGATAAAAATAACGTCTAGCGCAGTTCAAAACCATTCGGCTTCCTGAATTGTTTTTCTGGAATTCTACACATTCTGCTGGCCTAAATTGTTAAGATATCTTAtgaagtcaaaatatttatcaagttgagcgtttgcatttccttataaaacagaGAGCAGCGCGAAAGCTTCGATCTATtgattttcttaagttaaattacctttgtatcGTGGAAACAATAGGGAATTTAAGATTTAAGACTACGGTTAACGGTTACGGTTGGACGAGTACGCGGGATCTGGGTTGAGCTTTTTTGCGCATGCGTAAAAGTTATGGGATGGCGTTttgctttaaagaaaaaatccgCATGGGCTCAACGCATGGGCACCCCGTGCGTTTGTACCGTTGTACTTATGTCCTATCTTGTGAACATGTCCTCTGACGTAATGTGATATGCAAGCCAATCAGGTCATGCGATCTATTGTGGTAGTCGCGGCATAGGACTGGGAAAGAACCTCCGTTGCAGTTTGGTCTTCgagcaaaatttgcaattttagCGGGTCGGGGACGCTAGTAAAATTTGCCTTGCAAGGTTAAGTAAACATGGCGGCCGAATCAACAACACAATTTCGGATTTTAAGGCTGCGAAGGAGAGTATATTTAATGTTGTTTTGGCCTTTTACGTTAAGAACTCGAAAAAACAATACCGGCTGTGGGTCGTTAAAGgtaaatttcacgtttttacaTGTTATAAAAATATGAAGAGCGGATTGTGCAGTTTATACTCCGTCTCTCATTTTCGTACCGATCAACTTAACTTTAGCCCATACCCGTTAA
The sequence above is a segment of the Porites lutea chromosome 3, jaPorLute2.1, whole genome shotgun sequence genome. Coding sequences within it:
- the LOC140931128 gene encoding uncharacterized protein; its protein translation is MSFESDTEQSDVESIGSGTHICETELGSDEDEEDMYYSDPKGPYIDEPIADEEWLTESNRELEEIERRNQELQNRFDRIVEPETCICCSCPRGSCNYSTVIKWRKNKELHCLQKTHERAQPSS